From a single Sorghum bicolor cultivar BTx623 chromosome 5, Sorghum_bicolor_NCBIv3, whole genome shotgun sequence genomic region:
- the LOC110435517 gene encoding cytosolic sulfotransferase 10-like, producing the protein MSTTAALPAAVLAGEEMAAPAPAASASSDEATAAHSRRKQQRNPASLYTNNVPAAETEIIESLPLETRLMVRRRQYGGFWQAEFILKGLAAAGASSWFQPETSDIFLASLPKSGTTWLKALAFATLNRATHSPSDGQHPLNHRNPHDCVGFLEFMIIQQQQQQQQQQEDDDDDDDADGRAVRGLYEALPSSPRLFATHLPYSQLPHAITAEGSRCRIVYVCRDPKDVLVSYWYFYKKVAATVPATATAGDGDGQADLQDDDTAGVTEFEEAFELFCEGRFPGGPHWLHALEYWHASQKRPNHVLFLRYEDMLGDPVGSLKKLAAFMGCGFSEEDEEDGVVDQIVELCSLENLKSKDVNKNGSTTRLGIKSETFFRKGQVGDWKNYMTVDMAARLDKIVEEATRGSGLTFGGESSLLLHKG; encoded by the coding sequence ATGAGCACTACTGCTGCTCTCCCTGCAGCCGTCCTCGCTGGTGAAGAAATGGCGGCTCCTGCACCAGCTGCATCTGCATCATCGGACGAAGCAACAGCAGCTCACTCGAGGAGGAAGCAGCAGAGGAACCCGGCGAGCCTGTACACCAATAATGTACCTGCAGCTGAGACTGAGATAATCGAGTCGCTCCCCCTGGAGACGCGGCTCATGGTGCGCCGCCGGCAGTACGGAGGCTTCTGGCAAGCTGAGTTCATACTCAAGGGCTTGGCTGCCGCTGGCGCATCGTCATGGTTCCAGCCGGAGACATCAGACATCTTCCTTGCCAGCCTACCCAAGTCCGGCACCACCTGGCTCAAGGCCCTTGCCTTCGCGACGCTCAACCGTGCCACCCACTCGCCGTCCGACGGCCAACACCCGCTCAACCACCGGAACCCGCACGACTGTGTCGGCTTCCTGGAGTTCATGATcatccagcagcagcagcagcagcagcagcagcaggaggacgacgacgacgacgacgacgccgacgGCAGAGCTGTAAGGGGTTTGTATGAGGCGCTCCCTTCTTCTCCACGGCTGTTTGCAACGCACCTTCCCTACTCCCAGCTTCCCCATGCCATCACGGCGGAGGGTTCCCGGTGCCGGATCGTGTACGTGTGCCGGGATCCCAAGGACGTGCTCGTTTCCTACTGGTACTTCTACAAGAAGGTGGCAGCGACGGtacccgccaccgccaccgccggcgACGGCGATGGCCAGGCCGACCTGCAGGACGACGACACTGCAGGCGTGACCGAATTCGAGGAGGCTTTTGAGCTCTTCTGTGAGGGGCGGTTCCCCGGAGGGCCACACTGGCTCCACGCCCTAGAATACTGGCACGCGAGCCAGAAGAGGCCCAACCATGTGCTGTTCCTCAGGTACGAAGACATGCTGGGAGATCCGGTGGGCAGCCTCAAGAAGCTGGCAGCGTTCATGGGGTGCGGCttctctgaggaggacgaggaggatgGGGTGGTGGATCAGATCGTGGAGCTGTGCAGCTTGGAGAATCTCAAGAGCAAGGACGTCAACAAGAACGGGAGTACTACGCGGCTGGGCATCAAGAGTGAGACATTCTTCAGGAAGGGGCAGGTCGGCGACTGGAAAAACTACATGACTGTGGACATGGCGGCGAGGCTGGATAAGATTGTTGAGGAGGCCACTCGAGGTTCTGGGCTCACCTTTGGGGGGGAGTCCTCACTACTCCTCCATAAAGGTTAA